A DNA window from Elusimicrobiota bacterium contains the following coding sequences:
- a CDS encoding aminotransferase class III-fold pyridoxal phosphate-dependent enzyme — MAKSTEKSWKLYEESVNYLGAGSSTNSKSPRLKPEEPAVIVRGKGCRVWDADGNEYIDYRNGLGPVSLGYAVPEINQAIKDQLENGIVFGHPHVLEGEVAKMLTEVIPCAEKVRFLKTGGEAIAACIKISRNATKRSRVVQCGYNGWLNVLSIPVAGASVPAGIANTEPTRGVPLELGQLHTNLPWGNIEPWEKYFAEYGNTTAVAVVASSYLDMDKGKEFLPAVRALTQKYGTLLVIDEIVTGFRVAQGGAHEYFNIMPDLAVFAKGCANGMPISVYCGKKELIDSASTISISSTFGGESLSLAAVKAVLKFYKDNNVITHLWEKGKNLWDGVNEVFKRNSFPVEVKGYPVCPQFVFIEKNVDTNFYRACYKHGVSLYGVSYINYSHKDKDIAETVERIEAAVKEIK; from the coding sequence ATGGCAAAATCTACAGAAAAATCGTGGAAACTTTACGAAGAATCGGTTAATTATCTCGGTGCGGGAAGTTCAACAAATTCGAAATCGCCGAGGCTCAAACCTGAAGAACCCGCAGTAATCGTTCGCGGGAAAGGGTGCCGCGTATGGGATGCTGATGGGAATGAGTACATTGATTACCGCAACGGCCTTGGCCCGGTATCACTAGGGTACGCAGTCCCGGAAATTAATCAGGCAATAAAGGATCAGCTTGAGAACGGTATTGTATTCGGCCATCCGCATGTTTTGGAAGGCGAAGTTGCTAAGATGTTGACCGAAGTCATTCCCTGTGCAGAAAAAGTGAGGTTCCTGAAAACCGGCGGGGAAGCAATAGCTGCCTGTATAAAAATATCAAGAAACGCTACTAAACGCAGCCGTGTCGTTCAGTGTGGGTACAACGGATGGCTTAATGTGTTATCAATACCCGTTGCCGGGGCAAGCGTACCCGCAGGGATTGCGAATACAGAACCTACCCGCGGTGTACCGCTTGAACTCGGGCAGTTGCATACAAACCTTCCCTGGGGAAATATAGAACCGTGGGAAAAATATTTCGCGGAATACGGTAATACCACCGCAGTGGCAGTTGTTGCGTCCAGTTATCTTGATATGGATAAAGGTAAAGAATTTCTTCCGGCAGTACGCGCGTTAACACAAAAGTATGGAACATTACTTGTGATTGACGAAATAGTAACTGGTTTCCGTGTAGCGCAAGGCGGTGCGCATGAGTATTTTAATATTATGCCAGACCTCGCGGTATTCGCCAAAGGTTGTGCGAACGGTATGCCGATATCCGTTTATTGCGGGAAAAAGGAGTTGATTGATAGTGCAAGTACGATTTCTATATCCTCAACTTTTGGCGGTGAATCGTTATCATTAGCCGCAGTGAAGGCTGTCCTAAAGTTTTATAAAGATAATAATGTTATTACGCATCTGTGGGAGAAAGGTAAAAATTTGTGGGATGGCGTAAATGAAGTGTTTAAAAGAAACAGTTTCCCGGTTGAAGTTAAAGGATATCCCGTATGCCCGCAATTTGTTTTTATTGAAAAAAATGTGGATACCAACTTTTACCGCGCGTGTTACAAACACGGCGTGTCATTATACGGTGTGTCATACATAAATTATTCGCATAAGGATAAGGATATTGCGGAAACTGTGGAACGTATTGAAGCTGCGGTTAAGGAAATAAAGTAA
- a CDS encoding magnesium transporter CorA family protein: MLRYYQINNAKIAETDNTNGNILFFVNPTDDEKRLLINDYKIDEHTLNSALDPDELSRIETEPDHIAIIFKRPKNYSSKDDFHFKVVSTGLFLFSKYLIIVLPEDVPLFESKLFNRLNSIEDVMLKVISRSIYHFMEHLKVINMIAEELEQKINRAMENRYLINMFTLEKSLIYYLNAIDSNGVLIDKMKAHSTKLNFSTEQVETLEDLIIENHQCYRQAEIYSNILGSLISARASIVNNNLSVIMKKLNAVVISIAVPSFFAGVGGMSEFTMMTNPKNWKVPYWPIAYLLFILLNVGIGLITYRFVVRWEKLEK, encoded by the coding sequence ATGTTGAGATATTATCAAATAAACAACGCTAAGATCGCGGAAACCGATAATACAAACGGCAACATACTGTTTTTCGTCAACCCCACGGATGATGAAAAACGGTTATTAATCAACGATTACAAAATTGATGAACACACATTGAACTCTGCATTAGACCCTGACGAGCTTTCACGTATAGAGACCGAACCTGACCATATTGCCATAATATTTAAACGCCCGAAAAATTATTCATCAAAAGACGATTTTCATTTCAAAGTAGTCTCGACCGGCCTTTTTTTGTTCAGCAAATATTTAATCATAGTTTTACCGGAAGACGTCCCGTTGTTTGAAAGCAAACTCTTTAACCGGTTGAACAGTATCGAAGATGTTATGTTAAAAGTAATCTCGCGGTCTATCTACCATTTTATGGAACATTTAAAAGTGATAAACATGATAGCTGAGGAGTTAGAACAAAAAATTAACCGTGCAATGGAAAACCGTTATCTCATCAACATGTTTACACTAGAAAAAAGTTTGATTTATTACCTTAACGCCATAGATTCCAACGGTGTATTGATAGACAAAATGAAAGCACACAGTACAAAATTAAATTTCAGCACTGAACAAGTGGAAACCCTTGAAGATTTAATCATTGAGAACCACCAATGCTATCGCCAGGCAGAGATTTATTCCAACATCCTGGGAAGTTTGATCAGTGCGCGTGCGTCAATTGTCAATAATAACCTCAGCGTGATAATGAAAAAACTAAACGCCGTGGTTATCTCAATTGCAGTCCCCAGTTTTTTTGCAGGTGTCGGCGGTATGTCAGAGTTTACCATGATGACGAACCCAAAAAACTGGAAAGTACCTTATTGGCCAATAGCTTACCTATTATTTATTTTATTAAACGTCGGGATCGGGCTCATTACATACAGATTTGTTGTACGCTGGGAAAAACTTGAAAAGTAA
- a CDS encoding sialidase family protein: MTEILTKIRLFLLAISSTITLLVFAGIVFSADGSTIRNIFSSTDVYVSKTDGYHTYRIPSLIVAPDGTLLAFCEGRKNSGSDTGDIDLLLKRSTDGGSSWEKQVVIWDDENNTCGNPCAVVDKVTNEIILLMSHNPGKSGGKQGNTGKLPKTRTVWISKSKDNGVTWSKPQEITGQVKLPDWRWYATGPGAGIQLKSGRLIIPCNHSVIGEKITHSHIVYSDDHGNTWKIGGSVPGEGTNECEAVELSDGTLLLNMRSKSRTNNFRLTSISKDAGFTWTPAVLDKVLIEPVCQASIRKVERKNKPDIILFSNPADMKRRRKLTLRLSYDDCRSWPLSYMLTTWYSAYSCIASTDNDVMLLFETGKKYSSEKIIFLKTSLAILEK, translated from the coding sequence ATGACTGAAATCCTGACAAAAATACGCCTCTTTCTTCTTGCTATATCTTCCACAATAACATTGCTGGTTTTTGCGGGTATAGTATTCTCAGCGGATGGTAGTACTATACGAAACATATTTTCATCTACAGATGTTTATGTCAGCAAAACTGACGGGTACCATACGTACCGGATCCCATCATTGATTGTTGCACCTGACGGTACACTGCTCGCGTTTTGTGAAGGGCGTAAAAATAGCGGGAGCGATACCGGAGATATTGACCTTCTGCTTAAACGCAGTACAGATGGGGGCAGTTCATGGGAAAAACAGGTTGTTATCTGGGATGATGAGAATAATACTTGCGGGAACCCGTGTGCTGTTGTAGATAAAGTGACAAACGAAATTATTTTATTGATGTCACATAATCCAGGGAAAAGCGGAGGGAAACAAGGTAATACGGGTAAATTGCCGAAAACGCGGACGGTATGGATATCAAAAAGTAAGGATAACGGAGTTACATGGTCAAAACCTCAGGAGATAACGGGGCAGGTAAAACTGCCGGACTGGCGGTGGTACGCAACTGGGCCCGGAGCAGGGATTCAACTTAAATCCGGCCGGTTAATTATTCCGTGTAATCACTCGGTGATAGGAGAAAAGATTACACATTCTCATATAGTTTACAGTGACGACCATGGGAATACATGGAAAATAGGTGGTTCAGTACCCGGCGAAGGTACAAATGAATGCGAAGCAGTTGAGCTTTCCGACGGTACGTTACTGCTAAACATGCGTAGTAAGTCCCGCACAAATAATTTCAGGTTAACGTCTATAAGCAAAGATGCGGGATTTACATGGACACCTGCTGTGCTTGACAAAGTGTTGATAGAACCTGTCTGCCAAGCGAGTATACGGAAGGTTGAACGGAAGAATAAACCGGATATAATTCTGTTCTCCAACCCTGCTGACATGAAACGGCGGAGAAAGCTTACCTTGCGGTTATCTTACGATGATTGTCGATCATGGCCGCTGAGTTATATGCTTACTACCTGGTACTCTGCGTATTCATGTATCGCGTCTACTGATAACGATGTTATGTTGTTATTTGAAACTGGAAAAAAATATTCAAGTGAAAAAATTATTTTTTTAAAAACCAGCCTCGCTATTCTTGAAAAATAA